From a single Fulvivirga ulvae genomic region:
- a CDS encoding NAD-dependent epimerase, translating into MDSILVTGAAGFIGFHLCKVLCNKGYKVTGIDNLNDYYDVNLKKSRLSILKKEENFNFQKLDLVDQEGIEKLFKTGNFSYVINLAAQAGVRYSLTNPRAYIKSNIDGFLNILEGCRHSDVKHLVYASSSSVYGANTKMPFSVEHNVDHPLSLYAATKKSDELMAHTYSHLYNLPTTGLRFFTVYGPYGRPDMALFLFTKAIIEGKPIDVYNHGKMLRDFTYVDDIVEGIVRLIPTIPSGNPDWDGNKPNPSDSFAPYKIHNIGNNQPVELMEFINAIEDALGKTAIKNMMPIQPGDVPSTYADVDALTKSVGFKPNTAIKTGIQQFITWYLDYYKIKNYK; encoded by the coding sequence ATGGATTCAATACTGGTTACAGGGGCAGCTGGTTTTATTGGCTTTCATCTTTGCAAAGTTTTATGTAATAAAGGGTATAAAGTCACCGGCATAGATAACCTCAATGACTACTATGATGTTAACCTGAAAAAATCAAGGCTTAGTATTCTGAAAAAAGAAGAGAATTTCAATTTCCAAAAATTAGATCTTGTAGATCAAGAAGGCATAGAAAAGCTTTTTAAGACAGGCAACTTCTCTTATGTGATAAACCTGGCTGCCCAGGCTGGCGTTCGTTACTCCTTAACAAACCCAAGGGCATATATAAAAAGCAACATTGACGGTTTCCTCAACATTCTGGAAGGTTGTAGACATAGTGATGTTAAGCATTTAGTTTATGCATCATCAAGCTCTGTCTACGGGGCTAATACGAAAATGCCTTTCTCTGTCGAACATAATGTAGACCATCCTCTATCATTATATGCAGCCACAAAGAAGTCTGATGAATTGATGGCACACACCTATTCCCATCTCTACAACCTACCAACAACCGGACTTCGTTTCTTTACTGTTTACGGCCCATACGGGCGTCCTGATATGGCTCTTTTTTTATTTACCAAAGCCATAATTGAAGGCAAACCTATTGATGTATATAATCATGGCAAAATGTTAAGGGATTTTACCTATGTTGATGATATAGTTGAAGGGATTGTAAGGCTAATACCAACTATCCCCTCCGGCAACCCTGATTGGGATGGAAATAAGCCTAATCCATCTGATAGCTTTGCTCCTTATAAAATCCATAACATTGGCAATAATCAACCTGTCGAGCTAATGGAATTCATTAATGCCATTGAAGACGCATTAGGAAAAACTGCTATTAAAAACATGATGCCTATACAACCAGGTGATGTGCCTTCAACATATGCAGATGTTGATGCATTGACAAAGAGTGTAGGGTTTAAACCTAATACCGCTATTAAAACAGGGATTCAACAGTTTATAACTTGGTATTTAGACTATTATAAGATCAAAAATTATAAATAA